From a region of the Coffea arabica cultivar ET-39 chromosome 3e, Coffea Arabica ET-39 HiFi, whole genome shotgun sequence genome:
- the LOC140003869 gene encoding polyubiquitin-like isoform X2, with translation MEAGQSSQHNDGDEEEEMNIYLKVIKTVAVTVKKSATVRSVKEKLNDKEGISECLQQVFYNGKRLRDDQKLLSSNIQQNSTLQLFVQNFMPIRLFIKVPSGQKIIEVEARTCDTIQSFKCLIAAKEGINSQDFNLIYAGKLLDDEKTLGFLDIQKESTIYMVITPRDLFPVSLKMPTGEVVKLEVKGLYTVHDVKIIAESLVGFPLNDLTYHGEELENPKTLSSLGITAESVLEMSPQRIQENHQVMNFASSWISAT, from the exons ATGAACATATACCTGAAGGTCATCAAAACTGTTGCTGTGACTGTAAAGAAATCAGCGACTGTCAGAAGTGTCAAAGAAAAGTTGAATGACAAGGAAGGCATATCCGAATGTCTTCAGCAGGTTTTCTACAATGGCAAAAGGCTTCGGGATGACCAAAAGCTACTCAGTAGCAACATTCAGCAAAATTCCACTCTCCAGCTCTTTGTCCAGAATTTTATGCCAATAAGACTGTTCATTAAAGTGCCATCTGGTCAGAAAATTATTGAGGTTGAAGCTAGGACTTGTGATACCATCCAGAGTTTCAAATGTTTGATAGCAGCCAAAGAAGGGATCAATTCACAAGACTTCAATCTGATTTATGCAGGAAAGCTGCTTGACGATGAGAAGACTTTAGGCTTTCTTGATATTCAAAAGGAGTCTACCATTTATATGGTGATTACTCCAAGGGATCTGTTTCCAGTCTCTCTTAAAATGCCAACTGGAGAAGTCGTGAAGTTAGAAGTTAAAGGGCTGTACACTGTTCATGATGTCAAAATTATAGCTGAGAGTTTAGTTGGTTTCCCCCTAAATGATCTAACTTATCATGGAGAGGAGCTTGAGAATCCAAAGACCCTATCTTCTTTGGGCATTACAGCAGAATCTGTGTTAGAGATGTCACCTCAACGTATTCAG GAAAATCACCAAGTTATGAATTTTGCTTCTTCGTGGATCTCAGCTACATGA
- the LOC140003869 gene encoding uncharacterized protein isoform X1 produces MEAGQSSQHNDGDEEEEMNIYLKVIKTVAVTVKKSATVRSVKEKLNDKEGISECLQQVFYNGKRLRDDQKLLSSNIQQNSTLQLFVQNFMPIRLFIKVPSGQKIIEVEARTCDTIQSFKCLIAAKEGINSQDFNLIYAGKLLDDEKTLGFLDIQKESTIYMVITPRDLFPVSLKMPTGEVVKLEVKGLYTVHDVKIIAESLVGFPLNDLTYHGEELENPKTLSSLGITAESVLEMSPQRIQVFIKNCCGKTMTIDVCLEDLVKKVKDKIFHKLRLPADVQSLVFEGKSLNNSRTLASYNIQKHSTIQLALCRPSVQPDYAPSLQRQFKLSDIGISSRDLPSSMTISQLKYMIQIKTSLPVKSLSIAGDMLLDKLSITNYGINKRTVVVVGWDAL; encoded by the coding sequence ATGAACATATACCTGAAGGTCATCAAAACTGTTGCTGTGACTGTAAAGAAATCAGCGACTGTCAGAAGTGTCAAAGAAAAGTTGAATGACAAGGAAGGCATATCCGAATGTCTTCAGCAGGTTTTCTACAATGGCAAAAGGCTTCGGGATGACCAAAAGCTACTCAGTAGCAACATTCAGCAAAATTCCACTCTCCAGCTCTTTGTCCAGAATTTTATGCCAATAAGACTGTTCATTAAAGTGCCATCTGGTCAGAAAATTATTGAGGTTGAAGCTAGGACTTGTGATACCATCCAGAGTTTCAAATGTTTGATAGCAGCCAAAGAAGGGATCAATTCACAAGACTTCAATCTGATTTATGCAGGAAAGCTGCTTGACGATGAGAAGACTTTAGGCTTTCTTGATATTCAAAAGGAGTCTACCATTTATATGGTGATTACTCCAAGGGATCTGTTTCCAGTCTCTCTTAAAATGCCAACTGGAGAAGTCGTGAAGTTAGAAGTTAAAGGGCTGTACACTGTTCATGATGTCAAAATTATAGCTGAGAGTTTAGTTGGTTTCCCCCTAAATGATCTAACTTATCATGGAGAGGAGCTTGAGAATCCAAAGACCCTATCTTCTTTGGGCATTACAGCAGAATCTGTGTTAGAGATGTCACCTCAACGTATTCAGGTATTTATCAAGAACTGTTGTGGCAAAACAATGACTATTGATGTATGCCTTGAGGATTTAGTGAAAAAGGTCAAGGACAAGATTTTTCATAAACTACGATTGCCGGCTGATGTTCAAAGTCTAGTGTTTGAGGGAAAATCTCTAAATAATAGTCGGACTTTGGCTAGTTACAACATCCAAAAGCACTCCACCATTCAGTTGGCTCTCTGCCGACCATCAGTACAGCCTGACTACGCACCATCATTACAGCGCCAGTTCAAATTATCAGATATTGGAATTTCTTCACGAGACTTGCCAAGTTCCATGACTATTTCTCAACTGAAATATATGATCCAGATTAAAACTAGTCTGCCTGTGAAGTCATTATCCATTGCTGGAGACATGTTGCTAGATAAACTATCTATTACCAATTATGGTATCAACAAAAGGACAGTAGTAGTTGTTGGGTGGGATGCACTTTGA